From the genome of Sporosarcina sp. 6E9, one region includes:
- the ispF gene encoding 2-C-methyl-D-erythritol 2,4-cyclodiphosphate synthase — MIRIGQGFDVHKFEEGRPLILGGVLIPHDKGLTGHSDADVLLHTITDAALGAIGEGDIGRHFPDTDSAFKDADSAELLEDIWALVTERGYKLGNIDCTIIAEQPKMAPHIEVIQKRVAELLQAETSQVNIKATTTEKLGFTGRGEGIAAMATILLLKD; from the coding sequence ATGATTCGTATTGGACAAGGTTTCGATGTGCATAAATTTGAAGAAGGACGCCCTTTAATTCTTGGTGGCGTCTTAATCCCACATGATAAAGGACTGACAGGTCATTCCGACGCAGATGTGCTATTGCACACGATTACTGATGCGGCACTGGGCGCGATTGGCGAAGGGGATATCGGGCGACATTTTCCAGATACGGATAGCGCTTTTAAAGATGCCGATTCAGCAGAACTGTTGGAAGATATTTGGGCGCTTGTGACTGAACGTGGTTATAAATTAGGAAATATAGATTGCACGATTATCGCGGAACAACCAAAAATGGCACCGCATATCGAGGTCATTCAAAAACGAGTTGCAGAGCTTTTACAAGCGGAGACGTCACAAGTGAATATTAAAGCGACAACGACGGAAAAATTGGGATTCACGGGTCGTGGGGAAGGAATTGCCGCGATGGCCACAATTCTTTTGCTAAAAGACTAA
- the ispD gene encoding 2-C-methyl-D-erythritol 4-phosphate cytidylyltransferase, protein MDYTVMMPAAGSGQRMGAGYNKLFLQLNHKPIIIRTLLVFEEDPACTGIILAVKPDERNEIQSMLDQFGISKIQTIVDGGTERQYSVAACIEAHAENGIVLVHDAARPFLKKSVIANLVQKATKYGAAIAAVQAKDTMKIVTDGVVEETVDREKLWIVQTPQAFRYDVLKEASESANRAGFLGTDEAMLVERLGHPVHIVESTYENVKMTTQEDLAFGEIILNRQQEDIL, encoded by the coding sequence GTGGACTACACAGTAATGATGCCGGCAGCCGGTAGCGGACAGCGGATGGGTGCCGGTTATAATAAGCTTTTTTTGCAACTCAATCATAAACCAATTATTATTCGCACGCTTTTAGTGTTTGAAGAAGATCCGGCCTGTACAGGTATTATTCTCGCAGTGAAGCCGGATGAGCGAAATGAAATTCAGTCCATGCTTGACCAATTTGGTATTTCAAAAATCCAAACAATCGTAGACGGTGGAACGGAACGCCAATATAGTGTGGCGGCTTGTATCGAAGCGCATGCTGAAAATGGCATTGTTTTAGTTCATGATGCGGCCCGACCATTTCTGAAGAAGTCCGTCATCGCGAATCTTGTTCAAAAAGCAACGAAGTATGGTGCGGCGATAGCGGCGGTTCAGGCAAAAGATACGATGAAGATTGTGACTGATGGGGTTGTAGAGGAAACAGTAGATCGTGAGAAGTTGTGGATTGTTCAAACGCCGCAAGCTTTCCGATATGATGTGTTAAAAGAAGCATCGGAGTCGGCAAATCGCGCAGGTTTTTTAGGGACGGACGAAGCCATGCTTGTTGAAAGGTTAGGACACCCCGTTCATATTGTAGAAAGTACTTATGAAAACGTGAAAATGACGACACAAGAAGATCTTGCATTCGGTGAAATAATACTTAACAGGCAACAGGAGGATATTTTATGA
- a CDS encoding PIN/TRAM domain-containing protein has product MLKRVVQLSFLLIGGTLGVLFLPELFSLFTFTSTPLINNPYISAIIGALIFFIFNLFLTSPVVNFVKWMEDRLLKAPIFDLLFGTLGLIVGLSVAFLISFWLGNIEIPVIKSVLPTVLFVILGYLGFQVGFKQGDEFLNAIQSAKTAGNKKKESDDAATGIRGNTYKILDTSVIIDGRIADISATGFLEGVLVVPQFVLTELQHIADSSDTLKRTKGRRGLDVLRRLQTDEGPGILITDTDFADVAEVDLKLVHLAKEMSGLVVTNDFNLNKVADLHGVSVLNINDLANAVKPVVIPGEDMHVVVIKDGKEHQQGIAYLDDGTMIVVEDGKFHIGNAVDVTVTSVLQTSAGRMIFAKPKNGRSAKAN; this is encoded by the coding sequence ATGTTGAAAAGAGTTGTTCAGCTTTCATTTTTACTTATTGGAGGTACGCTCGGGGTTTTATTTCTACCGGAATTATTCTCATTATTTACTTTTACTTCAACACCGCTTATTAATAACCCTTATATATCCGCTATTATCGGTGCACTTATTTTTTTCATATTCAATCTTTTTCTAACTTCACCAGTCGTGAATTTTGTCAAGTGGATGGAAGATCGGTTATTAAAGGCACCAATTTTCGATTTGTTATTTGGGACACTCGGTTTGATTGTTGGATTAAGTGTTGCTTTTCTAATTAGTTTTTGGCTTGGAAATATCGAGATTCCTGTCATTAAATCTGTGTTGCCAACTGTGTTATTCGTTATTCTCGGATACTTAGGATTTCAAGTTGGTTTTAAGCAAGGTGACGAATTTCTTAACGCAATTCAGTCTGCAAAAACCGCTGGCAATAAAAAGAAGGAATCAGATGATGCAGCAACTGGTATACGAGGAAACACATATAAAATCCTAGATACAAGCGTCATAATCGATGGGCGTATTGCGGATATCTCAGCAACAGGCTTTTTAGAAGGCGTGCTCGTTGTGCCACAGTTTGTTTTAACTGAACTGCAGCATATCGCGGATTCTTCGGACACATTGAAGAGAACGAAAGGCAGACGCGGATTAGATGTACTTAGACGTTTACAAACGGATGAAGGACCTGGGATATTAATCACGGACACGGATTTCGCAGACGTCGCGGAAGTTGACTTAAAGCTTGTTCATCTGGCAAAAGAGATGAGCGGACTTGTCGTTACTAATGATTTTAACTTGAACAAGGTTGCTGACTTGCACGGTGTTTCTGTATTGAATATTAATGATTTAGCGAATGCAGTGAAACCGGTCGTTATTCCAGGTGAAGACATGCATGTCGTGGTGATTAAAGATGGGAAAGAGCACCAACAAGGAATTGCCTATTTGGACGACGGGACGATGATTGTCGTTGAGGATGGTAAGTTCCATATTGGTAATGCTGTCGATGTGACGGTAACGAGCGTATTGCAAACATCGGCGGGGCGAATGATTTTCGCGAAACCCAAAAATGGTCGATCTGCCAAGGCAAATTAA
- the radA gene encoding DNA repair protein RadA — translation MSKRKSKFMCKDCGYESPKWMGRCPGCGEWNTMNEEIEVVSKGPRGAFQHSENVRQKAMPISKIETNAEPRVETDLGELNRVLGGGIVPGSLLLTAGDPGIGKSTLLLQVSSLLANAGHRVLYISGEESIRQTKLRAERLGVLSDELYIYAETDLEQIHHTIEEVKPKFVIVDSIQTIHHPEVKSAPGSITQVRECTAELMRIAKTQNIAIFLVGHVTKDGQIAGPRILEHMVDTVLYFEGERHHTYRILRSVKNRFGSTNEIAIFEMLQSGLKEVLNPSELFLRERSQGGAGSTVVASMEGTRPILVEIQALVTPSSFNYPKRMATGLDQNRVSLLMAVLEKRMGMLLQAQDAYIKVAGGVKLDEPAIDLAVLVSIVSSYRDTAAGLSDCFIGEVGLTGEVRRVSRIEQRVSEAAKLGFERAIVPQSNLGGWDYPKGIQVIGVETVSDALKVGFTK, via the coding sequence ATGTCAAAACGAAAGTCGAAATTCATGTGTAAAGATTGTGGCTATGAATCTCCTAAATGGATGGGCCGTTGCCCAGGCTGCGGTGAATGGAACACAATGAATGAAGAAATAGAAGTGGTTAGTAAAGGCCCTCGCGGCGCTTTCCAACACTCCGAAAACGTGCGTCAAAAAGCCATGCCAATCAGTAAAATCGAAACAAATGCAGAGCCCCGTGTCGAAACCGATTTAGGTGAATTAAACCGAGTTCTTGGGGGCGGAATCGTACCAGGTTCTCTTCTTCTAACTGCCGGTGATCCGGGTATTGGTAAGTCAACGCTTCTCCTTCAAGTATCCTCGCTTCTCGCGAATGCAGGCCATCGTGTTTTGTATATCTCAGGTGAAGAGTCGATTCGCCAAACGAAATTGCGAGCGGAACGACTGGGTGTTTTATCGGATGAACTTTACATATACGCTGAAACTGATTTGGAGCAAATCCATCACACAATCGAAGAAGTAAAACCAAAGTTTGTCATCGTTGACTCTATCCAGACGATTCATCATCCAGAAGTGAAATCAGCACCGGGAAGCATTACGCAAGTGCGTGAATGTACAGCTGAGCTCATGCGCATCGCGAAGACGCAAAATATCGCGATATTTCTCGTAGGGCATGTAACCAAAGACGGCCAAATAGCGGGTCCGCGAATACTTGAACATATGGTAGATACGGTTCTTTACTTTGAAGGGGAACGTCATCATACCTATCGGATTTTGCGGAGCGTGAAAAACCGATTTGGTTCAACAAATGAAATTGCGATTTTTGAGATGTTGCAATCTGGATTAAAAGAAGTTCTTAACCCTTCCGAGTTATTCCTACGCGAAAGATCGCAAGGCGGTGCGGGGTCAACGGTTGTTGCTTCGATGGAGGGAACCAGGCCGATTCTTGTTGAAATACAAGCGCTTGTGACACCATCCAGTTTTAATTATCCTAAACGGATGGCGACTGGGCTGGACCAAAACCGAGTCTCTCTATTAATGGCGGTTTTAGAGAAGCGGATGGGGATGTTATTACAAGCGCAAGATGCCTATATTAAAGTTGCAGGCGGTGTAAAGTTAGATGAGCCGGCAATCGATCTTGCGGTTTTAGTCAGCATCGTATCTAGTTACCGCGATACTGCAGCGGGTTTATCTGACTGCTTTATTGGCGAAGTTGGATTGACTGGCGAAGTTCGGCGTGTTTCACGAATTGAACAACGAGTCTCCGAAGCTGCCAAACTAGGATTTGAACGGGCGATCGTTCCCCAGTCAAATTTAGGCGGCTGGGATTATCCAAAAGGAATTCAAGTGATTGGCGTCGAAACAGTTAGTGATGCTTTGAAGGTCGGATTTACAAAATAG
- a CDS encoding ATP-dependent Clp protease ATP-binding subunit, producing the protein MMFNRFTQRAQKVLQLAQEEAIRMKHESIGTEHILLGLIREGGGIAAKALEAIDVSFVTIEEGVNKLVGSGTKDVGPIVHYTPRAKRVIELSVDESRKLNHSYIGTEHILLALIREGEGVAARVLSNAGVSLNKARQQVLQLLGTTESSSGSTTNASASAATPTLDGLARDLTEVAREGQLDPVIGRSNEITRVIEVLARRTKNNPVLIGEPGVGKTAIAEGLAQQVVNNEVPEILRDKRVMTLDMGTVVAGTKYRGEFEDRMKKVMEEIRQAGNVILFIDELHTLIGAGGAEGAIDASNILKPSLARGELQCIGATTLDEYRKYIEKDAALERRFQPIQVDEPSVEESIQILKGLRDRYEAHHRVKITDEAIDAAAKMSDRYISDRFLPDKAIDLIDEAGSKVRLRSYTTPPNLKELETKLEAIRSEKNEAVQSQEFEKAASFRDKEQKMKDELDKTKKAWKEEQGKTESKVTVNDIAQVVAMWTGIPVSKIAETESIKLLKMEDTLHERVIGQAEAVTAISKAIRRARAGLKDPKRPIGSFIFLGPTGVGKTELARALAETMFGDEDAMIRVDMSEYMEKHSTSRLVGSPPGYVGHDDGGQLTEQVRRKPYSVILLDEIEKAHPDVFNILLQVLEDGRLTDSKGRTVDFRNTVVIMTSNVGADALKKNRYVGFNLQDSDHNYEGMKSTMLEELKKTFRPEFLNRVDEMIVFHSLEKEHLRKIVTLMANELSNRLQEQDIVLELTDAAKLKISEVGYDPEYGARPLRRALQKHIEDRLSEELLKGMILTGGKVVVDVENDEFVVQTKDAVESKEEVIAEK; encoded by the coding sequence ATGATGTTTAACCGATTTACACAACGAGCACAAAAAGTGTTGCAACTTGCCCAAGAAGAAGCGATTCGCATGAAACACGAGTCCATTGGTACAGAGCATATTTTGCTTGGCCTTATTCGCGAGGGTGGGGGGATCGCAGCGAAAGCACTAGAAGCAATCGATGTCAGTTTTGTAACGATTGAAGAAGGTGTCAATAAGCTTGTGGGATCCGGCACAAAAGACGTTGGTCCTATCGTTCACTATACGCCGCGTGCGAAAAGAGTAATTGAACTATCAGTTGATGAATCAAGGAAGTTAAATCATTCATATATCGGAACAGAACACATTCTGCTAGCGCTTATCCGTGAAGGTGAAGGCGTAGCGGCGCGTGTGCTAAGCAATGCCGGTGTCAGTCTTAACAAAGCACGCCAGCAAGTATTGCAATTGCTGGGAACTACCGAAAGTTCAAGCGGTTCAACTACCAACGCTTCTGCTTCTGCTGCAACACCGACATTAGATGGACTTGCGCGTGACTTAACGGAAGTGGCCCGTGAAGGACAACTAGACCCTGTGATTGGGAGAAGTAATGAGATTACGCGTGTTATTGAAGTACTCGCACGCCGCACGAAAAACAATCCGGTGCTAATTGGAGAACCGGGTGTTGGTAAAACGGCGATTGCAGAAGGGCTTGCGCAGCAAGTCGTGAACAATGAAGTGCCGGAAATTCTTCGCGATAAACGCGTGATGACGCTTGATATGGGGACGGTCGTTGCGGGTACGAAATACCGCGGTGAATTTGAAGACCGCATGAAAAAAGTAATGGAAGAAATTCGCCAAGCGGGCAACGTTATTTTATTCATTGATGAACTTCATACGCTTATCGGGGCAGGCGGCGCAGAAGGTGCCATCGATGCATCGAATATTTTGAAACCATCCCTTGCGCGCGGAGAACTCCAATGTATCGGTGCGACAACGCTTGATGAATACCGTAAATACATTGAAAAAGATGCAGCGCTTGAAAGACGTTTTCAACCGATTCAAGTTGACGAACCATCTGTCGAGGAATCGATTCAAATTCTTAAAGGGTTGCGCGACCGTTACGAGGCGCATCACCGCGTGAAAATCACAGATGAAGCAATCGATGCTGCAGCGAAAATGTCAGATCGATATATCTCGGACAGATTCCTGCCGGACAAAGCGATTGATTTAATTGATGAAGCGGGTTCGAAAGTGCGATTACGTTCATACACAACACCGCCGAACTTGAAAGAACTTGAAACGAAATTAGAAGCCATTCGGTCCGAAAAAAATGAAGCTGTTCAAAGTCAAGAGTTTGAAAAAGCTGCTTCGTTCCGCGACAAGGAACAGAAGATGAAAGATGAACTCGATAAAACGAAAAAAGCTTGGAAAGAAGAACAAGGCAAGACGGAATCGAAAGTAACCGTAAATGACATCGCACAAGTCGTCGCCATGTGGACTGGTATTCCAGTATCCAAAATCGCTGAAACTGAGTCGATTAAGTTACTGAAAATGGAAGACACATTGCACGAGCGTGTAATTGGTCAGGCGGAAGCTGTCACAGCCATCTCTAAAGCGATCCGACGCGCGCGTGCGGGGCTTAAAGATCCGAAACGACCAATTGGTTCATTTATTTTCCTAGGGCCTACAGGGGTCGGGAAAACAGAACTGGCAAGGGCGCTAGCGGAAACAATGTTCGGCGATGAAGATGCGATGATTCGTGTCGACATGTCCGAATATATGGAGAAGCATTCGACTTCTCGTCTAGTCGGTTCACCTCCGGGTTATGTCGGTCACGATGACGGCGGCCAATTAACCGAGCAAGTTCGTCGCAAACCGTATTCCGTTATTTTGCTTGATGAAATTGAAAAAGCACATCCAGATGTCTTTAACATTCTTCTTCAAGTATTAGAAGACGGTCGATTAACGGATTCAAAAGGCCGTACCGTCGATTTCAGAAACACTGTTGTGATTATGACATCTAACGTAGGTGCGGATGCCCTTAAGAAGAACCGTTATGTCGGCTTTAATCTACAAGATTCCGATCATAACTATGAGGGCATGAAATCAACGATGTTAGAAGAGTTGAAGAAAACATTCCGTCCTGAGTTCTTGAACCGCGTTGACGAAATGATTGTCTTCCACTCACTTGAAAAAGAACACTTGCGTAAAATCGTTACGCTTATGGCAAACGAATTATCAAATCGTCTACAAGAACAAGATATTGTGCTTGAATTAACAGACGCTGCGAAACTGAAGATTTCCGAAGTTGGTTACGACCCAGAATATGGTGCGCGACCATTACGCCGCGCGCTTCAAAAACATATCGAAGACAGGTTATCTGAAGAACTCCTAAAGGGAATGATTCTAACGGGTGGTAAAGTCGTCGTCGATGTCGAAAATGACGAATTTGTCGTACAAACAAAAGATGCCGTCGAATCAAAAGAAGAAGTTATCGCAGAAAAATAA
- a CDS encoding protein arginine kinase: protein MSIEKFIQNAATGWMTAHGENSDIVLSTRIRLARNLRGYRFPIAANDDEALAVDKIVAGTLLDDDEDDYTYSRMSELSSLDREVLVEKHLVSPHLTNPKRHGAVLLSSDESISVMVNEEDHIRIQCIYPGLQLEEAFNQANRVDDILEKELPYAFDEDFGYLTSCPSNTGTGMRASVMMHLPALTITKQIDRIIPAIGRLGLVVRGSYGEGSKALGNVYQVSNQVTLGKTEADILEDLGNITSHLLAHERRARKLLVEKSQIALENRLFRSLGTLVYSRLLQTGEAARCLSDVRLGIDLGIIKDVDMTILNELMIFMQPGFLQQFAQTDLTQEERDIFRAKLFRERLAIDGSRPSAEKGTEE from the coding sequence ATGTCGATTGAGAAATTCATTCAAAACGCAGCGACAGGTTGGATGACAGCTCACGGTGAAAACTCTGATATTGTACTCTCCACACGCATTCGATTGGCCCGGAATTTAAGGGGTTATAGGTTTCCGATTGCCGCCAATGACGATGAAGCTTTAGCCGTGGATAAAATCGTTGCAGGAACTTTGTTGGATGACGACGAAGATGATTATACCTATTCTAGAATGTCCGAACTATCCTCATTGGACCGTGAAGTGCTCGTGGAGAAACATTTGGTTAGTCCGCATCTGACAAACCCCAAACGACACGGCGCAGTCTTATTGTCATCGGATGAGTCGATAAGTGTCATGGTCAATGAAGAAGATCATATTCGAATTCAATGCATTTATCCTGGGTTGCAGTTGGAAGAGGCGTTTAATCAAGCCAACCGCGTTGACGACATTTTAGAAAAGGAATTACCATATGCATTCGATGAAGACTTCGGTTATTTAACGAGTTGCCCATCAAATACGGGGACCGGAATGCGGGCTTCTGTCATGATGCATTTGCCTGCCTTGACAATCACGAAACAAATTGACCGAATCATCCCTGCTATCGGGCGTTTAGGTTTGGTCGTTCGGGGAAGTTATGGTGAAGGCAGCAAGGCGCTAGGCAATGTTTATCAAGTGTCCAATCAAGTAACGCTAGGGAAAACTGAAGCTGACATTCTGGAGGACCTGGGCAATATTACGTCGCATCTCCTGGCCCATGAGCGCAGGGCTAGAAAGTTATTGGTGGAAAAGTCGCAAATCGCGCTGGAAAACCGCTTGTTTCGCTCGCTCGGGACGCTCGTCTATTCAAGATTATTGCAAACGGGCGAAGCTGCTCGTTGCTTATCGGATGTGCGGCTAGGCATCGATTTAGGCATTATCAAAGACGTGGATATGACCATTCTCAATGAGCTCATGATTTTCATGCAACCGGGTTTTCTTCAGCAATTTGCTCAAACGGACTTAACACAAGAAGAACGGGATATCTTCAGGGCAAAACTCTTTCGTGAACGACTTGCCATCGACGGTTCTCGACCGTCTGCTGAAAAAGGAACGGAAGAATAG
- a CDS encoding UvrB/UvrC motif-containing protein: MICENCKERPASVIIKKGYIGEAVERHLCEKCAFQSETFHFDPNNEPLSIQQFLSQWFGGTEPFKTEQQQARGNQFGNIECPGCNLTFSKFLDIGKFGCATCYDTFRQHVPNVFGKLHSGHTTHTGKIPVSFNKVYAIKRKVEEVRAKMQVAVAEERFEEAAALRDEANELQKQLAHGGEERNVD; encoded by the coding sequence ATGATTTGTGAAAACTGTAAAGAACGACCCGCTTCCGTCATCATTAAAAAAGGATATATAGGTGAGGCCGTCGAACGCCACTTATGTGAGAAGTGTGCATTCCAATCGGAAACGTTTCATTTCGATCCAAATAATGAACCGTTATCGATTCAGCAATTCTTATCTCAATGGTTCGGTGGAACGGAGCCATTCAAAACGGAGCAGCAACAAGCGCGTGGCAATCAATTTGGAAATATCGAATGCCCTGGTTGCAACTTGACGTTTTCCAAGTTTCTCGACATCGGGAAATTTGGCTGTGCAACCTGTTATGACACATTTAGGCAACATGTACCGAATGTATTTGGCAAACTGCATAGTGGTCACACAACCCATACGGGGAAAATACCTGTTTCATTTAACAAAGTTTACGCGATCAAACGAAAAGTGGAAGAAGTGCGTGCGAAAATGCAGGTTGCTGTAGCGGAAGAACGATTTGAAGAAGCGGCCGCTTTACGCGATGAGGCAAATGAACTCCAAAAGCAGCTTGCGCATGGAGGTGAAGAACGCAATGTCGATTGA
- a CDS encoding CtsR family transcriptional regulator, translating to MRNISDIIEGYLKAIIESEQNGIIEIKRNEVAEKFQCVPSQINYVINTRFTAERGYAVESKRGGGGYIRIFRVRPNSRKELIEHILAGLDGGASHTMALDVVYRLIDEEVISERESKLILAAVDRTTIRIPLPERDEIRARILRAMLITLIYEQL from the coding sequence GTGCGAAATATTTCTGATATTATTGAAGGGTATTTAAAAGCGATTATCGAAAGTGAACAGAATGGCATTATTGAAATTAAGCGCAATGAAGTTGCGGAGAAATTTCAATGCGTACCATCGCAAATCAATTACGTGATCAATACCCGTTTTACAGCAGAGCGTGGGTATGCCGTTGAATCGAAACGTGGCGGCGGAGGTTATATTCGTATCTTCCGTGTACGGCCAAACAGTCGTAAAGAATTAATCGAGCATATTCTAGCGGGTCTGGACGGCGGTGCTTCGCATACGATGGCGCTGGATGTCGTGTATCGGCTCATCGATGAAGAAGTGATATCTGAGCGTGAATCTAAGTTGATTCTGGCTGCGGTCGATCGAACGACCATCCGTATTCCGCTTCCGGAACGCGATGAAATTCGGGCTCGTATTTTACGCGCAATGCTCATAACGCTAATTTATGAACAGCTATAA